From [Clostridium] symbiosum, a single genomic window includes:
- a CDS encoding sigma 54-interacting transcriptional regulator, with product MDPAKDIVIFAPSEAFASVAAALIEERALSNHVCLVEATGSRTLKYAEELVRAGSRIFISRGRNTSLLQKNITVPVIDVPYLYEEIYHSVKATGCSPREVALVGFDKAFQIMNKYKAISGQDIQIICPDSPATTERDVSRELRPGVKALIGGFSVKQASGLLNLKSIPLMVEPENVSLAIDSALNILTAMDHKDEYLSVISATVNRISSAVLNYDAAGRLLFSNEKARLLFHSADTEQVRKLLFPDEAETCTTRQERIITYESDNYMAEYLPVIVNRKIRSIVVIVSSENSIQSAEIQLRLNRNRKGYQAKNTFYHIVGKSMAIKSTIRLAEKYARSGSAVLITGETGTGKEIFAQSIHNQSSRAQEPFVAINCAALPQSLLESELFGYVKGAFTGANREGKMGIFEMAHKGTVFLDEIGEMDLSVQAKLLRVLQEKEVCRLGDDRIIPVDIRIISATNKDLSELVHTGGFREDLLYRLNVLELHLPPLRERREDIPLLIRSYLKKTKAQIHFTEKAIKLLSEGDYPGNVRQLFNLLERIVTLTETSEILPEDLNGMIPGKRNFFVNYGKAEPELTEEKGNTSVLSQTIQDSEQKRIEECLRNNSGNRGKTAAELNISTATLWRKMKKYHIDLY from the coding sequence ATGGATCCAGCAAAAGACATTGTTATATTTGCTCCTTCCGAGGCCTTTGCATCTGTGGCCGCAGCACTTATTGAAGAACGCGCCCTGTCCAATCACGTCTGTCTCGTAGAAGCAACCGGCAGCCGGACTCTCAAGTATGCAGAAGAACTGGTAAGAGCCGGCAGCCGCATTTTTATTTCACGCGGAAGAAACACGAGCCTGCTCCAGAAAAACATCACGGTTCCGGTCATCGATGTGCCTTACCTTTATGAAGAAATATATCACTCCGTCAAGGCCACCGGCTGCTCTCCCCGGGAAGTTGCCTTAGTCGGGTTTGACAAGGCATTTCAAATCATGAACAAATACAAAGCCATCTCCGGCCAGGACATCCAAATCATCTGTCCCGACTCTCCGGCAACCACGGAGCGCGATGTTTCCCGTGAACTACGTCCGGGTGTAAAAGCCCTGATAGGCGGCTTTTCCGTAAAGCAGGCCTCGGGGCTGCTGAACCTGAAAAGCATCCCCCTTATGGTGGAACCGGAAAACGTCTCACTGGCAATCGACAGCGCCCTTAATATCCTGACGGCCATGGATCACAAAGACGAATATCTCAGCGTCATATCCGCAACCGTCAACCGTATATCCAGCGCCGTGCTGAATTACGACGCCGCGGGCCGGCTGCTGTTCTCCAATGAAAAAGCCCGGCTGCTGTTTCATTCGGCAGACACAGAGCAGGTTCGGAAACTGCTTTTTCCAGACGAAGCGGAAACCTGCACGACCAGGCAGGAACGGATTATCACGTATGAATCCGATAATTATATGGCGGAATATCTTCCCGTGATCGTCAACAGAAAGATCAGGAGCATCGTAGTTATCGTATCCAGTGAAAACAGCATCCAGTCTGCGGAAATACAGCTCCGGCTAAACAGGAACCGGAAAGGATATCAGGCAAAGAACACATTTTATCATATAGTAGGGAAAAGCATGGCAATTAAAAGCACAATCCGTCTTGCCGAAAAATATGCCCGCTCGGGCAGCGCGGTCCTGATTACCGGTGAGACAGGCACCGGCAAGGAAATATTTGCCCAGAGCATACACAACCAGAGTTCCCGGGCACAGGAACCATTTGTGGCCATCAACTGCGCCGCCCTGCCACAGTCACTGTTGGAAAGTGAATTGTTCGGCTATGTAAAAGGGGCATTTACCGGAGCAAACAGAGAGGGGAAAATGGGAATCTTCGAAATGGCCCATAAGGGAACCGTTTTTCTGGATGAAATTGGAGAAATGGATTTGAGCGTACAGGCAAAGCTTCTGCGCGTCCTGCAGGAAAAGGAAGTCTGCCGTCTCGGCGACGACAGAATCATCCCTGTGGATATCCGCATCATAAGCGCCACCAATAAAGATCTGTCGGAACTGGTCCATACGGGCGGATTCCGTGAGGATCTGCTGTACCGGTTAAATGTTCTGGAACTCCACCTGCCCCCGCTCCGGGAAAGGCGGGAGGATATCCCCCTGTTAATCCGCTCCTATTTAAAGAAAACAAAGGCGCAGATCCATTTCACTGAAAAAGCCATAAAGCTCCTCAGTGAAGGAGACTATCCGGGCAATGTCCGTCAGCTTTTCAACCTTCTGGAACGGATAGTCACCCTGACAGAAACGTCTGAAATACTGCCGGAGGATTTGAATGGGATGATACCCGGGAAAAGGAACTTTTTTGTAAACTATGGGAAAGCAGAACCGGAACTCACGGAGGAAAAGGGAAACACTTCTGTACTGAGCCAGACAATTCAGGATTCCGAGCAGAAACGAATCGAGGAATGCCTCCGCAATAACAGCGGTAACAGGGGAAAAACAGCCGCAGAATTGAATATCAGCACTGCCACTTTGTGGAGGAAAATGAAGAAATATCATATAGATTTGTATTGA
- a CDS encoding low molecular weight protein-tyrosine-phosphatase, whose translation MDKQYQNHIKILFICLGNICRSPLAEYIFRDMVTNQGRGADFYIASAATSTEEIGNPVYPPARRKLQEHGISCEGKRAVQLKKSDYDKYDYLLGMEERNLINMKRILGGDPDGKVFRLLDFSDRPRNISDPWYTGDFDTAYEDIREGCEAFLDFLNERKGR comes from the coding sequence ATGGATAAGCAATATCAGAATCACATCAAAATACTTTTCATCTGCCTCGGCAATATTTGCCGCTCTCCCCTCGCGGAATACATCTTCCGCGACATGGTAACCAATCAGGGGCGCGGCGCAGATTTTTACATTGCATCCGCCGCCACCAGCACGGAGGAGATTGGCAACCCGGTTTACCCGCCGGCCAGGCGGAAACTTCAGGAACACGGGATTTCCTGTGAGGGTAAGAGGGCTGTTCAGCTTAAAAAGAGCGATTACGACAAATATGATTATCTTTTAGGGATGGAAGAGCGCAACCTTATTAATATGAAACGGATTCTGGGCGGAGATCCGGACGGTAAGGTATTTCGGCTTCTCGATTTTTCAGACCGCCCCCGCAACATTTCGGATCCCTGGTACACCGGTGATTTTGACACGGCGTATGAGGATATCAGAGAGGGATGTGAGGCATTTCTGGATTTTTTGAATGAAAGAAAAGGGCGATAA
- a CDS encoding putative holin-like toxin, which produces MSTYETLSLMIAFGVLVVMIIGTKK; this is translated from the coding sequence ATGAGTACATATGAGACACTTTCTTTAATGATTGCGTTTGGAGTACTTGTTGTTATGATTATAGGTACAAAAAAATAG
- a CDS encoding sigma-70 family RNA polymerase sigma factor, whose amino-acid sequence MNDYEIIQKMKRREEEGLRLLMKQYTNYVTAIICNISQGILLVEDVEELSADVFLSVWNHADGLREDRPLRPYLAQAARNAAISRLRKRKDVPLPFDEDIITLHAGENPDELAVQREQTRIINSAVEDFGEPDREIFIRFYFLGERIEAIGRRLTLNQATIRTKLHRCRKRLKGIFEERGYQYE is encoded by the coding sequence ATGAATGATTACGAAATCATCCAGAAAATGAAACGCCGAGAGGAAGAAGGGCTGCGTCTTCTGATGAAGCAGTATACAAACTATGTGACCGCCATCATCTGCAACATCTCCCAGGGCATTTTGCTGGTGGAGGATGTGGAGGAGCTGTCTGCCGACGTGTTTCTGTCTGTCTGGAACCATGCGGACGGTTTGAGAGAGGACAGGCCGCTGCGCCCTTATCTGGCGCAGGCCGCACGCAATGCGGCAATCAGCAGACTGCGGAAGAGAAAGGATGTTCCCCTCCCCTTTGACGAGGACATCATAACACTGCATGCCGGAGAAAATCCGGATGAGCTGGCTGTCCAGCGTGAACAGACGCGGATTATTAACTCGGCGGTGGAGGATTTTGGCGAGCCGGACCGGGAAATATTCATCCGATTCTATTTCCTGGGAGAACGTATTGAGGCCATCGGAAGACGGTTAACCCTGAATCAGGCAACGATCCGGACCAAACTGCACCGATGCCGTAAGCGGTTAAAAGGGATCTTTGAAGAAAGGGGATACCAGTATGAGTAA
- a CDS encoding DUF4179 domain-containing protein → MSKKIKISDLCSRLDPQYIEDLDVENMTELKPSEQRIEDIVFQKLRTEQETAAPAGKRGTMKKKSWKILLIAAVLCLFSTTAFAMAGGFDYFRSIFGDTVDNAKQDILTPQITVSDSSRQMSLESMLTDGYKLNLIVSLKTISGKADGDVEKKEPFDLFDVTLQPSASDSGRQENAMSFTCNELTEFSTKGRHLYHIQMDSLTDCTGWNMKVSLSDDLGGLSLESDIKGSAAATELTINQVIDDSLTIETLQISPLGILVIGNEGNASGGLPTPSVSLIFKDGTQEELITPSSFDSGDGETVTGGGGVVVGEDPMTGPLVVATYGQRNPSGKLAIAGEFGRIIQITEVQSITVNGTAYPVN, encoded by the coding sequence ATGAGTAAAAAGATAAAAATCAGCGATTTATGTTCCCGGCTGGATCCGCAGTACATTGAAGATTTGGATGTGGAAAATATGACAGAATTAAAACCTTCTGAACAGCGGATTGAAGATATTGTATTCCAAAAGCTCCGCACAGAACAGGAAACGGCCGCACCGGCCGGGAAAAGAGGAACAATGAAAAAGAAATCATGGAAAATATTATTGATCGCAGCCGTCCTATGCCTGTTTTCAACGACCGCATTTGCCATGGCCGGAGGTTTTGACTACTTCCGCTCCATCTTCGGGGATACCGTGGACAATGCAAAGCAGGATATTTTGACGCCCCAGATTACCGTATCCGACAGCTCCCGCCAGATGTCCCTGGAAAGCATGCTGACGGACGGTTATAAACTTAACCTGATCGTGTCACTGAAAACCATATCCGGCAAGGCGGACGGCGATGTTGAAAAAAAAGAGCCTTTCGACCTGTTCGATGTAACTCTTCAGCCCTCTGCCTCTGATTCCGGCCGCCAGGAAAATGCCATGTCGTTTACCTGTAATGAACTGACGGAGTTTTCAACCAAAGGCCGGCATTTATATCATATCCAGATGGATTCTCTGACCGACTGCACGGGCTGGAACATGAAAGTCTCCCTGTCCGACGATCTGGGCGGATTGTCCCTGGAATCAGATATAAAGGGGTCGGCGGCGGCTACCGAACTCACTATCAATCAGGTTATCGACGACAGCCTGACCATTGAAACACTCCAGATATCCCCTCTGGGCATTCTGGTTATTGGAAATGAAGGCAATGCCTCCGGCGGGCTTCCCACCCCCTCTGTCAGCCTCATCTTTAAGGATGGGACTCAGGAAGAACTGATCACCCCAAGTTCCTTTGACTCCGGGGACGGAGAAACCGTAACCGGTGGCGGCGGCGTTGTTGTCGGAGAAGACCCAATGACAGGGCCGCTTGTGGTCGCAACGTACGGACAGAGAAATCCAAGCGGAAAACTTGCCATTGCAGGGGAATTCGGGCGGATTATTCAGATAACAGAGGTACAGTCCATTACTGTAAACGGAACCGCATATCCGGTTAATTAA
- a CDS encoding alpha/beta hydrolase has protein sequence MAFFKYADKNVYYEEAGSGQPLFLLHGNSVSSKMFGGVADLYKNDFNVILVDFLGHGNSDRLKEFPVDFWYDEAMQIIELILLKGYEKVNLIGTSGGALAALNVALEREDLVDKVIADSFEGESVLSSWADTVREERGQAKTLEQMRLLWEYCHGSDWESVVDNDTDVIIRHEKSVKRFFHKDLAKLNVPVLLTASMEDDEFAGRMDIERTFRDMADKIPGAKLHLFPSGGHPAMLTNAEEFSELAKEFFGV, from the coding sequence ATGGCATTTTTCAAATATGCGGATAAAAATGTTTATTATGAAGAAGCTGGTTCCGGTCAGCCGCTGTTTTTGCTGCACGGCAACAGTGTTTCGTCAAAGATGTTCGGCGGGGTGGCTGACCTGTACAAGAATGACTTTAACGTGATTCTGGTAGATTTCCTGGGGCATGGAAACTCCGACCGGCTCAAAGAATTCCCGGTGGATTTCTGGTATGATGAGGCGATGCAGATTATTGAACTGATATTACTTAAGGGGTATGAAAAGGTGAACCTGATCGGGACAAGCGGAGGGGCGCTGGCCGCCCTGAATGTGGCGTTGGAACGTGAGGATCTGGTTGACAAAGTAATTGCAGACAGTTTTGAGGGGGAAAGCGTCCTCAGCTCCTGGGCTGATACCGTCCGGGAAGAACGCGGACAGGCTAAGACCCTTGAACAAATGCGTCTGCTTTGGGAATACTGCCATGGCAGCGACTGGGAAAGTGTCGTTGACAATGATACGGACGTTATCATCAGGCATGAGAAGTCCGTAAAAAGATTCTTCCACAAAGATCTGGCGAAGTTAAACGTACCGGTTCTTCTGACGGCAAGCATGGAAGATGATGAGTTTGCGGGGAGAATGGACATAGAAAGAACATTCAGGGATATGGCGGATAAAATACCTGGTGCAAAGCTGCACCTCTTTCCTTCCGGCGGACATCCGGCCATGCTGACAAATGCGGAGGAATTTTCAGAGCTTGCAAAAGAATTCTTTGGAGTTTAG
- a CDS encoding CD3324 family protein, producing the protein MSYRNVYDLLPEEIVAQIQEYIDGQAIYIPKKESNKKCWGENTDTRQVLAARNNGIYRDYQSGMSTVMLSEKYYLAEKSIRRILKKEKEQNIDFCMTPEPQNIII; encoded by the coding sequence GTGAGCTATCGAAATGTATACGATTTACTGCCGGAAGAGATTGTGGCGCAGATACAGGAGTACATAGACGGCCAGGCAATCTACATCCCCAAAAAAGAATCCAATAAAAAGTGCTGGGGAGAAAATACGGATACAAGACAGGTACTGGCAGCCCGCAACAACGGGATATACCGGGATTACCAAAGTGGGATGAGTACCGTGATGCTGTCGGAAAAATACTATCTGGCCGAAAAGAGCATCCGGCGGATACTTAAAAAAGAGAAAGAACAGAATATAGATTTTTGTATGACGCCTGAACCGCAGAACATAATCATTTGA
- a CDS encoding GNAT family N-acetyltransferase produces the protein MEIVYTEEKKFTQEQVQELFLSVGWISGQYPSRLYKALMNSSTVITAWDGDRLAGLVRLLDDGELLAYLHYVLVNPHYQGHGIAGTMVRMVKEKYRDYLYIEIMPEESKNAAFYKKFGFEVMEDGVSMQICNFSNKI, from the coding sequence ATGGAGATTGTTTATACGGAAGAGAAGAAATTTACCCAGGAACAGGTGCAGGAATTATTCTTGTCCGTGGGATGGATATCAGGTCAGTATCCGAGCCGGTTATATAAGGCTCTGATGAACTCCTCTACCGTAATCACGGCATGGGACGGAGACAGGCTGGCCGGTCTTGTCAGGCTGCTGGACGATGGCGAACTGCTTGCCTATCTGCATTATGTACTGGTCAATCCGCACTACCAGGGGCATGGCATTGCAGGAACGATGGTCCGGATGGTCAAGGAAAAGTACAGGGACTATCTCTACATTGAAATCATGCCGGAGGAGAGCAAAAACGCCGCTTTTTACAAAAAGTTCGGTTTTGAAGTAATGGAAGACGGAGTGTCCATGCAGATTTGTAATTTCAGTAATAAGATTTAA
- a CDS encoding AzlD domain-containing protein, with the protein MTTIQSVITIFVVVLGTMLTRFLPFLIFPEGKTPPPYIAYLGTVLPYAVIGLLVVYSLKDAFYTPYHGAPEGIAVLFIYILHKWKKNTLLSIGGGTVLYMVLVQTCFR; encoded by the coding sequence ATGACTACTATTCAAAGTGTGATTACGATTTTCGTTGTCGTACTGGGGACGATGCTCACAAGATTTCTTCCATTCCTCATATTCCCGGAGGGCAAGACACCTCCGCCCTATATTGCCTACCTTGGAACGGTGCTGCCCTATGCCGTGATTGGACTGCTGGTGGTTTACAGTCTGAAAGACGCTTTTTATACGCCGTATCACGGAGCGCCCGAGGGAATAGCCGTTCTTTTTATTTACATCCTTCATAAGTGGAAAAAGAATACGCTTTTGAGCATCGGCGGAGGAACCGTTTTGTATATGGTTCTGGTGCAGACGTGTTTTCGGTGA
- a CDS encoding AzlC family ABC transporter permease yields the protein MKAFRAALPYTIPICVGFLFIGMSYGFLMRSKGFSFVYPMLMSFFIYAGSMEFVTVNLLLSAFNPFYAFCLTLMVNARHLFYGISMLDKYKNMGWKKPYLIFGMCDEAFMINCTATMLPGVDRGWFMFFVTMLNQIYWVAGATLGALLGYVIHIDTTGIEFVMVALFVVMFINQWEETKDHRSALTGLACSLLCLLVFGSRSFIIPAMALIILCFTLDRKKISKEAAQ from the coding sequence ATGAAAGCATTCAGAGCCGCCTTGCCTTACACAATACCAATTTGTGTGGGTTTCCTATTTATCGGAATGTCTTATGGGTTCCTGATGAGAAGCAAAGGATTTTCTTTTGTTTATCCGATGCTTATGAGTTTCTTTATCTATGCGGGCTCAATGGAGTTCGTCACCGTGAATCTGCTGCTGTCGGCGTTTAACCCGTTTTACGCGTTCTGTCTGACACTGATGGTCAACGCCCGTCATCTGTTTTATGGGATTTCCATGCTGGATAAATATAAGAATATGGGCTGGAAAAAGCCGTATCTGATTTTCGGGATGTGCGATGAAGCGTTCATGATTAACTGCACGGCAACGATGCTGCCGGGGGTAGACAGGGGATGGTTTATGTTTTTTGTAACCATGCTCAATCAAATCTACTGGGTTGCCGGGGCCACCCTGGGAGCGCTGCTGGGATATGTCATACATATTGATACAACGGGCATTGAATTTGTGATGGTTGCCCTGTTTGTTGTGATGTTCATCAACCAGTGGGAGGAGACAAAAGATCACCGTTCCGCCCTCACGGGACTCGCGTGTTCTCTGCTCTGCCTGTTGGTTTTCGGAAGCCGGAGCTTCATCATACCGGCCATGGCGCTGATTATCCTGTGTTTTACACTGGACAGAAAGAAAATAAGTAAGGAGGCGGCACAATGA
- a CDS encoding XRE family transcriptional regulator yields the protein MDLGKIIALNLKLLRTERNLTLGQLSKISGISKAMLSDIEKGGSNPTINTIWKIANGLNVPYTRLMEEIEKKATVIRKSDSMMQTDETKHYRVYCYFTSTPVRNFELFYVELDAESSNASIGHSEKAEEYIYVIQGELVLHTETEDYTLNEGDSLVFDSSIAHTYINRRNTLLTFMVVNFYPN from the coding sequence ATGGATCTTGGAAAAATTATTGCACTCAACTTAAAGCTGCTCCGCACCGAACGCAACCTGACGCTGGGACAGTTATCAAAAATATCGGGTATCAGTAAGGCCATGCTTTCGGATATTGAAAAGGGAGGCAGCAATCCGACCATCAATACCATCTGGAAAATTGCCAACGGCCTGAATGTGCCATATACCAGATTAATGGAAGAAATAGAGAAAAAAGCGACCGTAATCCGGAAATCCGACTCCATGATGCAGACCGATGAGACGAAACATTACCGGGTGTACTGTTATTTTACAAGCACCCCGGTCCGCAATTTCGAGTTATTCTATGTAGAACTGGACGCCGAATCGTCCAATGCCTCGATCGGACATTCCGAAAAGGCAGAGGAGTATATTTATGTTATCCAGGGGGAGCTGGTGCTTCACACGGAAACAGAAGATTATACACTGAACGAGGGGGATTCCCTTGTGTTTGATTCCTCCATTGCGCACACCTACATCAACCGCAGAAATACGCTCCTTACCTTTATGGTGGTAAACTTCTATCCAAACTAG
- a CDS encoding sodium:solute symporter family protein, which yields MQIIIVLGCYLLLMLGIGIYGKRYASNFSEYLTASKQSTIIMIIGTGIGAHIGSGFVIGGAESAVTSGFGGVWYGVGCALSYLLFATTVARLIHRKGYVTLSDYYLERYKDKGTRLIYSVSTAFAYLGILGAQIMAGKAIFEGFGYSGTIGAVITTVVVLIYASMSGLWGAYMTSVIQTLIIGIGLIAATAFILLKGGWGIITSTLPASQFELIPFDVSTWLMLFVPVALANFTDQGNFQRASSAKTDAIAVKGHLLAGLLILPLACMPVVIGMYGAAAFPDAPASSIFFKVVLAEFPPILGAILIASVLSAVMSTADMSFLAISATVVHDIYAGMIKKDAKEAELKKMANILNIVVCAVALMMALMFTNIISLLSLTYSFMVAGCMVPFLGGLLWKRGNAKGAIASAIVGIGLTLLDASKILPLPYASVLPVLPAAIAYVLVSLCTKETYKAEEA from the coding sequence ATGCAGATTATTATTGTGTTGGGGTGTTATCTATTACTAATGCTGGGAATTGGTATTTATGGCAAAAGGTATGCATCTAATTTCAGTGAGTATTTAACAGCCAGTAAACAATCAACAATTATAATGATTATTGGCACTGGAATCGGTGCCCATATCGGTAGTGGGTTTGTAATAGGAGGGGCAGAAAGTGCGGTAACAAGTGGGTTTGGCGGAGTATGGTATGGTGTGGGTTGTGCACTTTCTTATCTCCTTTTTGCAACAACAGTGGCGAGATTAATTCATAGGAAGGGTTATGTCACTTTGTCTGACTATTATTTGGAAAGGTACAAAGATAAAGGAACGCGCTTAATATATAGTGTTTCGACAGCATTTGCCTATCTGGGGATTTTAGGAGCACAGATTATGGCAGGAAAGGCAATTTTTGAAGGATTTGGTTATAGCGGTACAATAGGAGCAGTCATTACGACCGTTGTTGTTCTAATTTATGCATCTATGTCGGGACTTTGGGGAGCCTATATGACATCGGTTATCCAGACTTTGATCATAGGGATTGGTCTTATTGCAGCTACTGCTTTTATCTTATTAAAAGGCGGCTGGGGGATTATTACCAGTACATTGCCGGCTAGCCAGTTTGAATTGATACCATTTGATGTGTCTACTTGGCTCATGTTGTTTGTACCGGTGGCGTTGGCAAATTTTACGGATCAGGGAAATTTTCAGCGTGCTTCATCAGCAAAAACAGATGCTATCGCTGTAAAAGGACATTTGCTTGCAGGATTACTGATTCTTCCATTGGCTTGTATGCCTGTTGTTATAGGTATGTATGGGGCGGCAGCTTTTCCGGATGCGCCGGCATCTTCTATCTTTTTTAAGGTTGTTTTGGCAGAATTTCCGCCAATTCTTGGTGCCATTTTAATTGCATCCGTCTTATCGGCGGTAATGTCCACTGCTGATATGAGTTTTTTGGCCATATCTGCAACAGTGGTTCATGATATTTATGCAGGGATGATAAAAAAGGACGCAAAGGAAGCGGAACTTAAAAAGATGGCTAATATTTTAAATATTGTTGTTTGTGCTGTAGCGCTTATGATGGCATTGATGTTTACAAATATTATTTCATTACTTTCACTTACATATTCATTTATGGTAGCCGGATGTATGGTACCATTTCTTGGTGGGCTTCTGTGGAAGAGGGGAAATGCAAAAGGAGCAATAGCCAGTGCAATTGTAGGTATTGGACTTACCCTTTTGGATGCAAGTAAAATTTTACCTTTACCATATGCAAGCGTACTACCTGTACTTCCTGCTGCAATTGCTTATGTTCTTGTAAGTCTATGCACAAAAGAAACATACAAAGCAGAGGAGGCATAA
- a CDS encoding iron-containing alcohol dehydrogenase, giving the protein MINFSLKRQTDIIFGKGAENECGVLLKELGGTRVLLHHSGEAFVLPLIEKVKAILKKEGLEIIELDGVVPNPRLSLVYKGIEICRKEKVDCILAVGGGSVIDSAKGIGIGTVYDGDVWDFYNGKYPDKSLPVGVISTFAGTGSETTRASVITREEDQLKRSADDADVIKPRFAIMNPELTYSVPRFQTASGIADIMSHLMENFFSATEYADFSDKLVTAGLKTIIKNGPVAIEEPNNYEARAEVMMVSPFAINGILKVGRQGDWASHFIEHEMSAEWDIAHGAGLAVVTPSWMRYVYKDNIKLFAKFAVNVFNIDYDFDNPEKTALQGIAALEDFFHKIGLATKLGGLGVGEITEEVLRKISSRIPYGSDGTIGTIYPLKEEDCYNICKACL; this is encoded by the coding sequence ATGATTAATTTTAGTTTAAAAAGGCAGACGGATATCATTTTTGGAAAAGGGGCAGAGAACGAATGCGGTGTACTTCTTAAAGAATTAGGTGGAACCAGGGTGTTGCTTCACCATTCGGGAGAAGCATTTGTACTTCCTTTAATAGAAAAGGTAAAAGCTATTTTGAAGAAAGAGGGACTTGAAATCATAGAATTAGATGGTGTAGTTCCCAATCCAAGGCTTTCATTAGTATATAAAGGAATTGAAATTTGCCGAAAGGAAAAAGTAGACTGTATTTTAGCGGTTGGCGGGGGAAGTGTAATTGACAGTGCCAAGGGAATTGGAATTGGGACAGTATATGATGGAGATGTATGGGATTTTTATAATGGAAAATATCCGGACAAGTCTCTTCCAGTGGGGGTTATTTCAACATTTGCAGGTACAGGCAGCGAAACTACCCGGGCTTCCGTTATTACACGTGAAGAAGATCAACTGAAACGTTCTGCTGATGATGCTGATGTGATTAAACCCAGATTTGCTATTATGAATCCAGAGTTGACATACTCTGTTCCCAGATTTCAGACAGCCTCAGGAATCGCGGATATTATGTCTCATCTTATGGAGAATTTCTTTTCTGCCACGGAGTATGCAGATTTTTCGGACAAACTTGTAACAGCCGGATTGAAAACGATTATTAAAAATGGACCAGTTGCAATTGAGGAGCCAAATAATTATGAAGCTCGTGCTGAAGTAATGATGGTAAGTCCGTTTGCAATAAATGGAATATTAAAAGTAGGACGTCAGGGGGATTGGGCCAGTCACTTTATTGAACATGAGATGTCTGCGGAATGGGATATTGCCCATGGTGCAGGTTTAGCAGTAGTAACACCATCATGGATGCGTTATGTTTATAAGGATAATATAAAATTATTTGCCAAATTTGCTGTAAATGTTTTTAACATTGATTATGATTTTGATAATCCAGAAAAAACGGCATTACAGGGTATTGCAGCATTGGAGGATTTTTTCCATAAAATAGGTCTTGCAACTAAATTGGGCGGTTTAGGCGTTGGAGAAATTACAGAGGAGGTTCTTCGTAAAATTTCTTCTAGAATACCATACGGATCGGATGGCACGATAGGGACAATTTATCCGCTAAAAGAGGAAGACTGTTACAATATCTGTAAGGCTTGTTTATAA